In Capsicum annuum cultivar UCD-10X-F1 chromosome 8, UCD10Xv1.1, whole genome shotgun sequence, the genomic window TTGTTTGATACGCTAGCTGCAATCTTAATGTTGAGTGAAGCATGAATGCTCCAAAAGAGTCTAAATTTGTGTTGTTTGATGAACTTGACTAGACAGCCTAACGTTTGTTTTCATCAGCTGACCTTTCAACACTAGTGTCCTAATATGTCTAAATGCATCTGTACAtggatgtgtgtgtgtgtgtgtgtgtgtagtgACACTTTCTCCGGGCCACCAACTGATGAGACGGCCCAATGGAGTACGAACCTACAACACTGGCTAGGTTATGGAGGACACATGAACCTATTGTTTGATATGCCACTTGCTATCTTAATGTCGAGTGAAGCATCTCCAAAAATTATTCTAATTTGTGTTGTTGGACAAATGTACATGTTTGATGAACTTGACCACAGACAGCCTAACTGTTCAACACTAGTGTCCTCAATATGGATGAATGTATCAGAACatgaatgtgtgtgtgtgtgtgtgtgtgtagagACACTTTCTCCGGGCCACCAACTGATAAGACGGCCTTATGGAGTAAGCAGTTGCTGGTATCTTGTCACATTCACTGTCTTCAAAACATGCCGAAAGGACTTGCCTAAACAGAATTGCCATATTTTGTCATCATTGACTACTACTCTCCAAAAGTACTTTTCCAATGTGCAGACAGTCAGTGGTGGATTTAGAATTTAGACGTAATGGATACTGTGTCTAACTCTAACTATACTTGTTTTTGGCATATATACATAGAGCGCGACCCTACAACGCTAGGCTAGGTTATGGCAGACAAATGAACCCATTGTTCGATATCGCTCTTACAATCTTAATGTTTTGTGAAGCATGGATGCTCCAAAAGAGTGTCTAATTTGTGTTGTTGAACAAATGTACATGTTCGATGAACTTGACCACAGACAGCATAACCGTTCAACACTAGTGTCCTCGATATGTCTAAATATATCTGTACATGaatgtttgtgtgtgtgtatatagtgACACTTTCTCCGGGCCACCAACTGATGAGACGGCCTTATGGAGTAAACAACTGCTGGTATCTTGTCACATTCTATGTCTTCAAAACATGCCAAAAGAACTTGCCAAAACAGAATTGTCATATTTTGTCATCATTGACGACTACTCTCCAAAAGTACATTTGCGAAAAGATTGGTCAAACAAGCTACGAGTTTCTTGAAGAAACTGTTTACTGGTTTATGCAACTCTCATTGATATCAAAGTACAAGCTAATACAAGTTTCATGCGTTGTTAAGAAATGCCAGAGGAGTCGGTGACTTACATTGTCTTGATCAGCTTCTTGTATCAATTCTTCCAAGTGAACATCTTCAATGCCGAATTCCTCACAAGCCTTTTGAAGTTCATCAGCTGTAATATATCCGCTCCCATCTTTGTCGAAATATGAGAAAGCTGCAAACAAATAATCTTCCTTCTCGATTTTGTTGGCGTGCAACATTGCAGCTACAAACTCCCCATAGTCAATCGTTCCACTATTGTCAACATCCGCCTGCATTACAAAAGATGTGATTCTTATCACAAGTTCTTAGATATTAGCTAAGCGAAAGAGCTCGCAGCGAGCGTGTCTATTACTTACGGCCTTCATCAAATCGTGTATCTGTGATTCGTTAAGATTAGCTCCAAATTTCTTTAATCCTATCTTTAGTTCATCGAAAGTAATTTGGCCACTGTTATCTGTATCGATCATTTTAAACATCTCTTTCAAGCCAGCGATTTCCTCTTCAGAAAGCCTCTCCACAATAACCTGCATAATAAAACTACTTCATTTCAATATACATGAATAACGACAACAACAAGAAGTATAAGCATTTAACTGAATTTCAAGTAAAAGAGAGAAATTCCCGCTATCGGTTTTGTTTGGTTGAAGTCCAAGGTCTAGTAGTCCAAATCATAGAAACTATTTGAGTAGAAGGATGACGCACCCTGATAGCCATTTTCTTCAACTTGTTCATAGCAGAAAACTGTGTTAAGCGCGTGAATATAGCAGAATCGAGAGGCTTATCTGGGGCCACACCATCGATTTGCACCCAAGGATGACCTGCAAAAGCaaatataacaataacaaaaagaaaCTTTAGGAAGTTCAATGCCGAAGCGACCACCCTTATATTGGTAAACAATCGAATGCAAGACTAGTTTAGACGATCTAACTTAAAAGACGGAGAACAAAAGTGCTTTATACAAACAACACTACCGTGTTTTCTCACTTTCAGGCGCTTTCAGATGAATAAACTTGCATAATGTAATACTATACGGGCTTATGATTACTAAACAAACAGAACGAAGACTCTAAAATATCATATTTGCCTGCTTACATTAGCCAGATTCTGAATAAGGTGaaggtaaatgactcacataaaaCTTCGTGTGCTGTTAGTCGCTTTTTGGGGTCTTTAACGAGCATTCTCCTGACCAAGTCTTTCGCACCTTGAGAGATTTTAGGCCAAGGATTTAACTCGAAGTCAATATCACCGTGTAAAACCTCATCAAATATTTCCTCCTCACTTTCTGTCGAAATATCATAAGAAGAACGAGAAGTTCATTTCTGTACTTCATAGAACATAACGGCAAAAAAACTACGAAAAATGTGGCCTATCACGAGACATTAAAAGATCAACTTACCTCCCCAAAATGGAGGAACGCCGCTTAGAAGAATGTAAATTATAACACCTGCACTCCAGATATCAGCTTCTGGTCCATAACGCTTACGCAGAACTTCTGGTGCAACGTAATAAGGACTTCCAACGACATCATCAAATATTTGTCCTGTCTTTCATAACTTAAATTAATCGTCTTCAACTTTCTGAAATGTTCAGTTTTGACGATCACATTACTTCTAACTCTACTAAAATGTTCAATTTGATCGATAGAACCTGTTATAGGAAAGGTTACTACCATTCCTCCTAAACCGACTAGTTTCTATTTCAGGTGTAAGCGTGTTGTTCTGTGAACACATTAAAAGTTACTCAAGTGGAGAAAGGAGAAAGGTAAATTAGTACGAATAGTTACCTGGCTTGAAGAACATCGAAAGCCCAAAATCTATAGTCTTAAGAGGTGAATTCTCTTCGTCATTGACAAAGAGAAAATTTTCAGGCTTAAGATCCCGATGCATTACTCCGAGAGAGTGGCAAGCTTCTACCACACCGACTATTGTTCTTGCAAGCTCAGCAGCCTGTCTCTCCGAGTAATGCCCTCGCTTAATAATCCGATCAAAGAGCTCACCTCCAGTACATAATTCcataacaacatgaactgcaACAGGATCCTCATAAGCCCCTTTGATTGAAATAACGTTAGGATTCCCCGACAAGTGATGCATTATCTGAATTTCTCTTCGTACATCATCCACATCTTCGTCTGTCAACAGCTTCCTTTTTGCAATAGACTTACACGCATACTTCTTCCCCGTTCCCTTTTCTATACAAAGGAATGTAGTACCGAATTGTCCATGCCCGAGTTTATCCCCGAGATTATAATGCTCCTTTAGATGACcggttttggttttcaaaacaGAATCGACCTGCAGTCCTGCACTAGCCATCCTCTTCACATTGTGAGGTTTCCTCGGCTTCGCAGGCTCAGCCGGTTTAGCCTTTTCAGGTCCCGTAATCTGTACAGGTTTCAAATCAACTGATATCTTGATCATGTCCTCCGGTTTCACCACCCGTGCATCTTTCTTCTCATCCGTAACTATAATGATAACCTGCTCAGCCCCTTTAACATCCGATGGATTACTGTCTATCTTCACCAATTCAGGAGGCTTATTCGGAATAGAATCAGTAGATGCTTGGGAACTACTTTCTTTTTTCTCATACATGATCATATCCGTTGATCGCGACCACCATAAAGAACTGAAGAATCCATCCTTCGAGATCTTTTCATGAACACAATTGTTCCCCATCTATCGCCACAAATTAATTGCTATTCACGCTCGAAGCTCAAATATAAAAACCAAAACTCAACCCCATTCTCTCCTCTCAAAAGGCGGTGACCTCAAAGTATTTGAAGCAGTAAACCATGATGATATTGATGCCTTGTTCAAAAGTATGACCTACTCAAATCACAAcaaatgaagaaaatgataagGTCGAcatcagtggcggagccaggattttaaatataaagaagtaaacgCATGAAGAAGCCAAGAAaagacaacaaaaacaacaacaacgacaacatacACAGTGTAATCCAACACGTGGGGTTCTAGCGAGGGTAGGATGTATACAGACCTTACCTTACCTCCATCGACTTATATACATAACGTTATATATACAGCACGTTTTTTTGGGGCAAAAGGGGTTCATTGTCAACATCACCACATACTTCACAAACTTCAGAACTAAAATCATTGACCTTGTAAACTTTCAACTTTAGAAATTTGTAGGTACCAATTAAAAGGTCAACATCAACACATACTTCAcacacttgaaaaaaaaaaacttgaccTTGTAAAGTTCCAACTTTAGAAATTTGTAGGTACCAATAAAATGTCAACATCAACACATACTTCCTAGAAActtaagaattctaaataaatACAAAACTTGAAGAATTCAAAAGATTCTTGCTTTAACAAATACTACTTAATTATACTTGTATAATTCTAACCAGCTACCGAACGGCCCCTGTAAAAGTTAGGGGTTCATCCAATCCCAATAAACTTTTGTCTACACAATTGCAGCAGCCCAAAAAGGACAATAAACTTTTGCTCAGAACTGCAAATAAGTACAAATAATAGGTTCACGGTACATGTTGCTAGTGGGAAGTGGAAGGTAAGCACAAGTTGGCACGGACACTACGATTATAAAAAAAGTACAAATAATAGATTCTGAACCCAGTAAATCAAATAGGCCGAGGTAGAATTTCGAACTCGAACTCATAAAGTTCAAATCTTGGACCTGTCTCTAATATTAAGGAAAGAGTTTTCTAGCAAAAATTTACATTCAACATCAATACACATGACTATTGTGTGTCTACAAAATTCCATCAACCCCAAAAAGactttacaacaacaacaatatcttcCATAAGTGGAAGTAGGATTTGAAGAGGTAGTATCGTACGGAAACCTTACCCTTACCTCGAGAGATAAAAGGATGTTCCAATAGATCGTCGACTCAAGTAAAAGCAGTTCAAAAaagaacccaaaaaaaaaaagactctaCAGCAATAACAACATAACCAGTATATCCCACAAATAATATCTTAGGGAGGATAGTCTGCACTCAGACGTTACCACTACCTtgagagatagagaggttgttcatatagaccctcgactcaagtaCAAGCAATTCAAAAAAGAACCCTCCAAAAAAGACtctacaacaataataacataaccATTATAATCCCACATATAACATCAAGGGAGGGTAGCGTGCACGGAGACGTTACCACTACCTTGAGAGACAGAGAGGTCGTTCgtatagaccctcgactcaagtaaAAGCAATTCAAAAAGGAACCCTCCAAAAATACtctacaataataacaacatacaCAGTATAACCCCACAAATAACATCTACGGAGGATACTGTGTACGCGGACATTACCACTATCTTGAGAGATAAAGAGGTTGTtttgatagaccctcgactcaagtaaAAACAGTTCATAAAAGAATCCTCCAAAAAAAActctacaacaataacaacataaccATTATAATTATCCCACAAATAACATCTAGGGAGGGTACTGTGCACGCAGACGTTACCACTACCTTGAGAGACAGAAAGGCTgtttcgatagaccctcgactcaagtaaAAACAATTAATAAAAGAACCCTCCAACAAAAcactacaacaataacaatatacccACTATAACCCCACATATAACGTGTACGCAAACCTTACTCCCACTTAACAGATAGAGAAACTGTTTCCGATAAACAGAAAAGACTAACAACATTAAAATCAAACAATTTGAATATTAATGGAGAAACATACCATACGAAAAGTCCCTATAGTTCTTGAACTTCTTAaccaaataatgaaaatatgtttTTAGCAAATATAATGTACTTTGAAGAATTCCATGACAAAATTCACCAACCCTTTTAAGTAATAAACAAGAAAACTTCAACAAACTTAagtctttcaaacaaaaaaaaagaagaaaaaagcaacttcttgaatttgtaaataaataaatactacataaaataatttctctttttttttttttggaaaatgaaagtattttagatttattaatttcttggtgaattttattttttttcttttggtaaatAAATTTTGGAGAAAGTTTCAAGGGAAGAGTGGCAGTTTTTTCAGTTAAAGACGTGTTTGGATGAATGGAAATAATTTTCAATGCACCCCCCAAAGTTTGATAATTGATAGTAATACTCCTTCTAGTTTCAATAATTATAAGTGATGCCGTGTTGGTTTTCATATAGATGATAGCTACTAGTTGATGATAAGTATTAGACTCGTAAGAaatattttctatcattattattactagtagtagtagtatttttatatattttaaacgtacttttattttatttattattatgatgatatgatatgAGCCGCATttacatagtttatttcagtttatttgGCATTGAGACttagtttttgttgttgttgttgttgttttgatttccAAAAAAGCGTAGTATTGTAAAATGTATGCTTGTAtatcaatttgaaaaattaactCTTTTGTAgcattttattgaaaatatattcTACTTGTACATGTTAGAAGTCGATGATCACATGGAGCATCTTGTTTATGGTTCTCCATCAGATAAACTTGATATATGTTGTTAGATtaaactattatttatttttgacatttctgaaatttaacatgaaatgaaatatcaaattaaaCTATCGATAAAATTTTAATGTTCAATCATTTTGTTCAGCTGCTCTTAAAACCTTTATTACACTCGTTTTTAACTACGGTTATCTAGTGTGTCAATTTTTaatctatttaaatcatatattCTTCAccaattttattgtatttatgtaCAGAATAAATTATAATATCCCAAGAAAAAAGAGTTTACCTACATTAGGtgtaggaaaaaggtgaaatagTTATGTGAGTCACAATAAATACATAATGTGCATAGTAAATAAATATCTACAACCCTAATACATCTAAATAAAAACTTTGAAGTACTCAAAAGACTAATCCTCAAAACTTGATGAGTGTacttaaaatgattttaaaaGTTTAAGGGATccagaaaaaaattattcaaataattaaaagtaTAGTTATTAAAGtcttatattaaaaaaagaaaaaaaaataggatgaCAAGTCTTATAGGAAGTGGTAAGCCACTAAAGAGATTGAATTTTggattatgtatttttatatggtttttgtattttattaattaatttaatttaatgtcATGGATTTGTTTGACTATTTAAATCAAGTTGTTATTGCCGGCCTCCGGcttcgaaaaataaataataattagtaattatacaataatttttatattaacttTATACAATATGTACtgactaaaatttattttttaaattgggCTATTCTTTGTCGTCGTGATTTTTTTATGGGGTTTGTCAAATTATTGTGTAgtgtaaaaaattatattttttatattcagattGTTAGTTAATGAGGGGAAACTAGTAAAGGGAAATCGATTAAATCCCCTTTGTCAATAAAACTATACGATgcaaataaaatgaaaatgaaaatgaaaatttaattaacATTGTAACTACTTATTCAGTTCTCTTGATATAAGAAAAAATTCTAGTATAGTGATAATTGATAAAGGATGTTAAGAATTGTTTTAAGTCCCAACTTTACAACTAcgacattttaaaaaaaaaaaagactttttagtgtatttttttcaaattaatttttccaaaattttaatgataaaatattttttttctttttgattttctacCTGGTGTTCAGTATTTATATAGGAGCTCTAACAAAGTCGACTTCGGAGGGGGAGGCTTGAACTCGAGACCTCTAATTAAGGATGAATAAGTACTTATCATTTCGCTGCAACTCTCGATGAAATGTTAAAAAATGGTTGGGAATAAGAGTTGATTGTccccaaataataataataataataataataataataataataatagtagttgTAATAAAGTTCTAATAATAACAGTAGTAACAGTAATAATAAAGTTTTAATGTTTGTTTCTTTACTTCATGCCAAACAAATCCTAAATCCAAATATTACAGCAAAATGCAAAGTAGGtaattaataaactaattaattctACCTTCAAAATGTGAAAACGAAAGTGAAGAAGTAAaaactcaaccaaaaacaaaaaaaaaagtatatgtgTTAAGAAACTTAATACATTTTAATTTGACCAAGGTTAATGAAATTtcctcaaatttctttatttgaatttttgtcTTTCTCGTTAGGTTGAAGATTTGAAGTTTGTGAGTTATACAATAATCTCGAGTTAGTATATGAGAAAAGCTGAGttcataatcaaatatttatactccctccatttcatattagttggcccttatgaacttgaaacacttatttagaaaatattaattaggggtatATTTTacaattaatcttattaattatgctttgaaaatataaatttgagtaaatataccttatttagtcatttaatgttaaggatagtattggaagaatataataaaactctcttgatttcatcaaaaagacaactaaattaaaacaaatatttttagaaagaggatcaactaaaacgaaacgaaGGGAGTAGAATTTAGTGAATTTCTTAATATGAATATGTAGGATTCGAGAAAAAGTTACTAGGTTTACGTGAACCCGTGATCTTTAAGCTAGGTACGCTCCTATTGATATTTGACACCCAATGACTCGATTATTACAAAACATCACATCGCATAGAGCCCATCAAAGAGGAAAGCGTTTCATTTTGGAGTATCGATATTCTCCTTTCTCATGACTCAAATAAAAAACTATCGATTAAGAATGAACGAATCTTATTCATTCCGCCAAATCGATTAGTAGTCCTAGTTTATAAAGTATGTTATATCAAAGCAcattttgaagaatttgaataatATAAGTACAAAGACAATAACACGAGCGGGTCAGCATTTTGAAGAATCCCAGAAACATAGCTATTAGGTAAGGACGTAACACTATATTTTGGAGAGTCCGAACAATGTAGATATAAGGACGTAACGCTAGTCCATCAACATTTTAAAGAGTCCGAACAACAAAGGTACAAGGACGTAACACTAGTCTGTCATCATTTTGGAGAGTTCGAACAACATAGGTAGAAGGACGTCGCACTAATCTATAAAAATTTTGGAGTGTCCGAACAATATAGGTACAAGAACGTAACACTAGTATGTTATCATTTTGGAGAGTTCAAAAAACATACGTACAAGGACGTAACACTAGTCTATCAACATTTTGGAGTGGCCGAACAACATAGGTACAAGGACGTAACACTAATTTATCAACATTTTGAAGAGTCCGAACAACATAGGTACTAAGGACGTAACACTAGTCTATCAATATTTTGTAGAGTCCGAACAACATAGGTACTAAGGACGTAACACTAGCCTATCATCATTTTGGAGAGTCGGAACAACATAGGTACAAGGACGTAACACTAATCTACCATCATTTTGGAGAGTTAGTTCTTTAAACTGAGGCATGTAAGCCCAAGCTCCCCGTACAGTTTTGAACTTGAGCACCGAGCAAGTGCTTGGTAAGCCAACAACCATTAACGCACTAATGAAAAATCGCTTCCAGTTTGCAAATGATGAAAGTCCGTCCTTTCTTTACAGGCATTGGGGTAATCCACTTCAGGACAACCTCGGTCGAGCTGCGTGGCACCCATTTCAGTATCTTGCCTCGAAAATAGCAATGAGTAATCCAAAGATAGAAGGGTTCCTAGTTATCAACGACGCGTCCGCAAGTTCTTTTCAGATTATGAGCTACCTTTTATTGGACGAAGATATGGAGAAGAGCACGAATCTCTTACCTTCCCAAGATAAAAAACATCCGAACAACATAGGTACTAAGGACGTAACACTAGTCTATCAACATTTTGGAGAGTTTGAATAACATAAGTACAAAGACGTAACACTAGTTTATCAGCATAGGTACTAAAGACATAACACTAGTCTATCAACATTTTAGAGAGTCCGAACAACATGAGTACAAAGACGTAACACTAATCTATCAATATCGGTACTAAGGACGTAACACTAGTCTATCAACATTTTAGAGAGTCCGAACAACATAAGTACAAAGACGTAACACTAGTCTATCAATATAGGTACTAAGGATGTAACACTAGTCTATCAACATTTTAGAGAGTCAGAACAACATAAGTACAAAGACATAACACTAGTCTATCAACATAGGTACTAATTACGTAACTAGTCTATCAACATTTtagagagtccgagcaacataagtACAAAGACATAACACTAGTCTATCAACATAGGTACTAATTACGTAACTAGTCTATCAATATTTTGGAGAGTTCGAACAGTACAAGTACAAAGACGTAACACTAATCtatcaatatatgtactaatGACAGTAACTAGTCTATCAACATTTTGGAGAGTCCGAACAGTATAAGTACAAAGATATAACACTAGTCTATCAACATAGGTACTAATGACATAACTAGTCTATCAACATTTTTGAGAGTCCGAATAACATAAGTACAAAGACGTAACACTAGTCTATCAGCATAGGTACTAAAGACGTAACACTAGTCTATCAACATTTTGGAGAGTGCGAACAACATGAGTACACTAGTCTATCAATATCGGTACTAAGGACGTCACACTAGTCTATCAACATTTTAGAGAGTCCGAACAACATAAGTACAAAGACGTAACACTAGTCTATCAATATAGGTACTAAGGACGTAACACTAGTCTATCAACATTTTAGAGAGTCCTAACAACATAAGTACAAAGACATAACACTAGTCCATCAACACAGGTACTAATTACGTAACTAGTCTATCAACATTTTGGAGAGTCCGAACAGTATAAGTACAAAGACGTAACACTAATCTATCAACATATGTACTAATGACAGTAACTAGCCTATCTTCATTTTGGAAAGTCCGAACAGTATAAGTACAAAGACGTAATACTAGTCTATCAATATTTTGGAGAGTCCGAACAGTATAAGTACAAAGACGTAATACTAATCTATCAACATAGGTACTAATGACATAACTAGTCTATCAACATTTTGGAGAGTCCGAACAGTGTAAGTACAAAGATGTAATACTAATCTATCAACATAGGCACTAATGATGTAACACTACTCTATCAACATTTTGGAGAGTCCGAACAACACAGTAACACACACAAACATCCTTGGAACAACTATCAAACAATGTTGTTCCAAAGGAGAATGATTTTGAAGTGCTTCTGCAAACAAAGATTCAAGATTTTGTCTTGTTCAATTTCCACCAAGTCATCAACCAGGCTTCAAAAATCCAAGAAAACTGAAAACCCAAATTTGAaaaacaagaacaaccaacaacccCAGATTTTTACTTCACTTTTCAATGAGATCAGAGAGATTTTAGGAACAGAAAATGTCCATTTTGTTGATTCATCATCTTGCACGGAAactgtttgtgaaaatgtcaagcAGAGTACAAAGTTGGAGTATTCATCATCTTGCATCGaacttgtttgtgaaaatgccaacAAGAGTACAGAGATGGAGGGTTCATCATCTTGCATCGaacctgtttgtgaaaatgccaaaaagagTGCAGTGATGGGGGGTTCATTGTCTTGCATTGaacctgtttgtgaaaatgccaacAAGAATGCAGAGATGGAGGGTTCATCGTCTTGCATTGAACCTGTGCGTGAAAATGCCAACAAGAGTACAGAGATGGAGGGTTCATTGTCTTGCATCGaacctgtttgtgaaaatgccaacGAGAATGCAGAGATGGAGGGTTCATTGTCTTGCATTGAAAATGTTCGTGAAAATGCCAAGCTGAGTGCTTTACGCGAAGATACAAGGGATGTTAGTCCCATTGTTCACAAGATCACAAGGATTTTGAAGAGTGAATGCGACGCAATCGCCATGGAGGAACGGTTGGAAAGTGGAGGTTTTGAGTATAACGAGGAGGTCGTCGACAAGGTTTTGAAGAGGTGTTTCAAGGTTCCTCATTTAGCTTTGAGGTTTTTCGATTGGGTGAAATCAAGAGAAGGGTTTAGTCATACTACGGCGACTTATAACACAATGATTTACATGGCCGCGGACGCTAAGGAGTCTCGATTGGTTGAGGAATTGGTGGAAGAAATGGAGAAGAGTTCTTGTCGGAAGATTCTTAAGACGTGGAGCATTTTGCTATCGCATTATGGGAATGGAAAAAAGATTGGCAAAGTGTTGTCTATGTTTGAACAGTTGAAGAAATTAGGTTATGAGCCCGATACAAGGGCTTATACGATCGTGTTGAGTTCACTTTGTAGTGCCGGAAAAGCGGACATAGCTTTGGAGTATTTCAACGAGATGATCCACAAAGGCTTGGTGCTGGATGCAGCCACGACTGGACAGTTGCTCAAATGCTTGGCTAACTCCGGAAATGTTGCTGCAGTTCACAAAGTTGGCGATGACGTGATAAGGGTTAGTAGTATTCCGGAAAAGCACGTGTATGGCCTTATGCTGAAGAGTTTCTGCATCGCGGGGAGAATTACAGAAGCGTTGGAATTGATTCgtgatctaaaaagtaaaaatgtgAGCCTCGACTCTGAAATTTTTACGACATTGGTGAAAGGACTGTGCAAGGCTGAGAGGATCAACGATGCGTTGGAGATTGTTGAAATTCTGAAGAAAAGAAACGGTGCTGACGAGAATGTTTATGCAGTTCTTATAAGTGCATACTTGAGGAGAAATGAAATTTCAAAGGCACTTAATCTTTTTCGCAGCATGAAAGATTCGGGAAGTTTGCCCAACGTTTCGACTTATACTAATCTGATGCAGCAGCTTTTCAGGGTTAAAGAGTTTCAGGAAGCGATGAACATCTATAATGAGATGACGGAGATGGGAGTTAAATTGGATACTGTTGCAGCAACTGCTGTAGTTGCAGGTT contains:
- the LOC107860861 gene encoding putative pentatricopeptide repeat-containing protein At5g06400, mitochondrial, coding for MLFQRRMILKCFCKQRFKILSCSISTKSSTRLQKSKKTENPNLKNKNNQQPQIFTSLFNEIREILGTENVHFVDSSSCTETVCENVKQSTKLEYSSSCIELVCENANKSTEMEGSSSCIEPVCENAKKSAVMGGSLSCIEPVCENANKNAEMEGSSSCIEPVRENANKSTEMEGSLSCIEPVCENANENAEMEGSLSCIENVRENAKLSALREDTRDVSPIVHKITRILKSECDAIAMEERLESGGFEYNEEVVDKVLKRCFKVPHLALRFFDWVKSREGFSHTTATYNTMIYMAADAKESRLVEELVEEMEKSSCRKILKTWSILLSHYGNGKKIGKVLSMFEQLKKLGYEPDTRAYTIVLSSLCSAGKADIALEYFNEMIHKGLVLDAATTGQLLKCLANSGNVAAVHKVGDDVIRVSSIPEKHVYGLMLKSFCIAGRITEALELIRDLKSKNVSLDSEIFTTLVKGLCKAERINDALEIVEILKKRNGADENVYAVLISAYLRRNEISKALNLFRSMKDSGSLPNVSTYTNLMQQLFRVKEFQEAMNIYNEMTEMGVKLDTVAATAVVAGYISQNRISEMWEVFENMKDKGIVFRRKSYTIFVNELSKVSRTNDIFRFLSEMKASKMVIGNDIFQYVISYLERKGDTKNIDRIKLLQGGREVHNQENETPDVSCQQERMLELKSENVERVSSAHDMPEAGSKASVECDVHEVCQILSSSTDWCLIQQQLENCNIQFTPEIVVEVLRNFRLQGRVALQFFSWVEKRSTYIHTAESYNTAIKIAGQGKDFTQMRNLFSDMRRNGCLVDAHTWTIMIMQYGKTGLTDIAMRTFKEMKASGCKPTESTYKALIVSLCQKKGRRIDEAIKIFQEMIQVGHSPDKELIEDYLGGLCELGKFNDARSCTESLQKLGFSTPLTYSLYARSLCRAGRLEEALALMNEVDDDEQHLLKQYVYGSLVHGLLRQGQLEEALSRIESMKQVDIHPTVHVYTSLIGYYFKVKQVEKALEVFDQMQHSGCQPTIVTYSALLRGYMNMEKVSEARDVFHQMRMNGPYPDFKAYSIFISCLCKIGNSEEALQLISEMLDVGIVPSTVNYRTVFYGLNREGKQDLAKTVLHMKLEVKRRRKFLT
- the LOC107845820 gene encoding calcium-dependent protein kinase 26 encodes the protein MGNNCVHEKISKDGFFSSLWWSRSTDMIMYEKKESSSQASTDSIPNKPPELVKIDSNPSDVKGAEQVIIIVTDEKKDARVVKPEDMIKISVDLKPVQITGPEKAKPAEPAKPRKPHNVKRMASAGLQVDSVLKTKTGHLKEHYNLGDKLGHGQFGTTFLCIEKGTGKKYACKSIAKRKLLTDEDVDDVRREIQIMHHLSGNPNVISIKGAYEDPVAVHVVMELCTGGELFDRIIKRGHYSERQAAELARTIVGVVEACHSLGVMHRDLKPENFLFVNDEENSPLKTIDFGLSMFFKPGQIFDDVVGSPYYVAPEVLRKRYGPEADIWSAGVIIYILLSGVPPFWGESEEEIFDEVLHGDIDFELNPWPKISQGAKDLVRRMLVKDPKKRLTAHEVLCHPWVQIDGVAPDKPLDSAIFTRLTQFSAMNKLKKMAIRVIVERLSEEEIAGLKEMFKMIDTDNSGQITFDELKIGLKKFGANLNESQIHDLMKAADVDNSGTIDYGEFVAAMLHANKIEKEDYLFAAFSYFDKDGSGYITADELQKACEEFGIEDVHLEELIQEADQDNDGRIDYNEFVAMMHKGNADLGKKRLPNNFNIGYREAMSAC